A genomic region of Cloacibacillus sp. contains the following coding sequences:
- a CDS encoding TrkA family potassium uptake protein gives MATKVKSFLIVGLGRFGTALCERLAALGQNVIGIDSMAAPVMELSDKISVAAQMDVTDENSLRKIGAKDVDVAVVTIGEAVEHSILCTSLLVEMGVPIVIARASNKLHARVLERVGAHKVISPEWDMGHRIAESLVYPWYSTFTRIEGGNFVLGKISPLPSMIGKDMAELKFSQKYKVIVILMEYDGTQHTPCPTRPFEPSDKLWVLGHVGDMDDIIAKEDMAQIMDMNLPGAPK, from the coding sequence ATGGCGACAAAAGTTAAAAGTTTTCTTATAGTTGGACTGGGCCGTTTTGGAACGGCGCTCTGTGAGAGGCTGGCGGCCCTCGGTCAGAATGTTATCGGAATAGACAGCATGGCGGCGCCCGTCATGGAGCTTTCCGATAAAATATCCGTGGCGGCGCAGATGGACGTGACCGACGAAAATTCTCTGCGCAAAATAGGCGCGAAGGACGTGGACGTAGCGGTCGTCACTATCGGCGAGGCGGTGGAGCACAGCATACTCTGCACGTCGCTGCTGGTGGAGATGGGCGTCCCTATCGTTATAGCGCGCGCCTCCAACAAGCTGCACGCGAGGGTCCTTGAACGCGTCGGTGCGCACAAGGTCATCTCGCCTGAATGGGACATGGGGCACAGGATAGCAGAGTCTCTGGTCTATCCGTGGTATTCCACCTTTACGCGCATCGAGGGAGGGAATTTCGTCCTCGGCAAAATTTCGCCACTGCCCTCGATGATAGGCAAGGATATGGCCGAACTTAAGTTTTCACAGAAATACAAAGTAATTGTTATACTGATGGAGTACGACGGCACGCAGCACACGCCGTGCCCGACGCGTCCTTTCGAGCCGAGCGATAAGCTGTGGGTGCTGGGCCATGTCGGAGATATGGACGACATCATCGCGAAGGAAGACATGGCGCAAATAATGGATATGAACTTACCCGGCGCGCCTAAATAG